Proteins found in one Oenanthe melanoleuca isolate GR-GAL-2019-014 chromosome 24, OMel1.0, whole genome shotgun sequence genomic segment:
- the ROBO4 gene encoding LOW QUALITY PROTEIN: roundabout homolog 4 (The sequence of the model RefSeq protein was modified relative to this genomic sequence to represent the inferred CDS: inserted 3 bases in 2 codons) produces MAELFVLTATFXPFGISRPPHPAIVPPHPXAGSSPGAGGEDPGFREETGRLAGAGMAGGWETALGLGLCLAALHRGGCRLPSVATAPQTSPVLRDNFRLQPGDLVITAGQALELDCVPPLGFPEPYITWKKDGVTLDLVGGRYVVTKGKLQVASAQRSDSGLYICVAANAAGRRESRAARVSVLEKPSIVRHPSDAVAAAGSTVELGCSPRGDPAPQVQWHKEHGDLPWGRHEVDREHTLRLFAVTPADAGAYVCTAQSQLGSAAATTFLHVEDRLAAGQQDTAPRELLAVRLHLDNGTALPTAAVQLRWQMLMPVPVPVGYMVLYRSLLPVSTSWIQHDAGRELSAVIPALRRGYKYEFKVRPYTGGTQGSDSNSRHLWIPEEVPSAAPQRVTIRAETGNGTVVVSWEPPPPEAHNGVIQGYQVWSMGEGWQRPTNRTVDGATRRLETLLPQPGAEFCVQVAAFNSAGLGVPSNTTCGVLGLAAGSSRVVQALQQPAVIAAAGSMLWLALLALLLLLCQRRASQDAAARHRLVAGDSPWLGAPWKPSCAPRNLSSSSSLSSRLLGSDGRDPHPSTLSLEPPSLGPPTPPTHSSLRGGHPAPLRDMGCCGGGHPGVHSSPSTPNPAPWERVHKRELHQVHSTPVLIAGPSHIPGTASAGECGTDFGLAARQPQQRGHEGDAAAAVMDSRDPRLLIFSSPKPPRGSSSLASGDSRSPMTPPRPPRAWHPPVTRSPASVCPRDTSLVSRHPKDMSPVTGIPRDTSPVTESPRGVSPATRSPRDMSLVTEHPKDMFLDSRHPKDVSSVTRTPRDMSPATRHHKDPPPATKHQRDTVLATRHPEDTSLVTRCSRDPLPVAKCQRDISLSSRHPTDMSPASRHPKDTSPGTRLPKEMSPATRDCRDKFLASRYPKDASLATGRLSPAFSDGVLTQQQVAEVLEMDQDTACCRPPAPSTPRSFSPLHTYGYIYGPATSELGEEEEEEEEEEEEEEEEHTATRGSPGGSLLNGWGSVSEDNFASTRCSLVSSCDSSFLLDASFARALAVAVDGLCCSLEDTDGLYGGLSPPPSPSEQVFPPGGHTSTWDWWTALEVPQRTRTEAAMNSSSQNGGQGSGTGSPWAREGAELGTGAWQSPGRRMQQGQSPLDSAKIQLY; encoded by the exons ATGGCCGAGCTGTTTGTGCTCACCGCCACCTT CCCCTTCGGCATTTCCCGGCCCCCGCATCCGGCTATTGTCCCCCCCCATC GAGCCGGCTCCAGCCCCGGTGCTGGCGGGGAGGATCCGGGATTTCGGGAGGAAACGGGAAGGCTGGCCGGGGCTGGCATGGCGGGCGGCTGGGAGACAGCGCTGGGCCTGGGGCTCTGCCTCGCCGCCCTGCACCGCGGAG GCTGCCGCCTCCCCAGCGTGGCCACGGCACCCCAAACGTCACCTG TGCTGCGGGACAATTTCCGCTTGCAGCCAGGGGATTTGGTGATCACAGCGGGGCAAGCGTTGGAGCTGGATTGTGTCCCCCCCTTGGGGTTCCCTGAACCCTACATTACCTGGAAGAAGGACGGGGTGACCTTGGACTTGGTAGGCGGCAGGTACGTGGTCACCAAGGGGAAGCTGCAGGTGGCATCGGCACAACGGAGCGACTCCGGTCTCTACATCTGCGTGGCGGCCAACGCGGCGGGCAGGAGGGAGAGCCGGGCTGCCCGCGTCTCCGTGCTGG AGAAGCCGAGCATCGTGCGGCACCCCAGCGACGCCGTGGCGGCGGCTGGCAGCACcgtggagctgggctgcagcccccgAGGCGACCCGGCGCCGCAGGTGCAGTGGCACAAGGAGCACGGAgacctgccctggggcag GCACGAGGTGGACCGGGAGCACACCCTGCGCCTCTTCGCCGTGACGCCCGCCGATGCCGGCGCCTAcgtgtgcacagcacagagccagctgggcagcgccgccgccacCACCTTCCTCCACGTGGAGG ACCGGCTGGCAGCGGGCCAGCAGGACACTGCCCcccgggagctgctggctgtgcgGCTGCACCTGGACAACGGCACTGCCCTGCCCACGGCCGCCGTGCAGCTCCGCTGGCAG ATGCTgatgccggtgccggtgcccgtGGGCTACATGGTGCTGTACCGCAGCCTGCTCCCGGTCAGCACCTCCTGGATCCAGCACGACGCCGGCAGGGAGCTCAGCGCCGTCATCCCCGCGCTCCGCAGGGGCTACAAGTACGAGTTCAAGGTGCGACCCTACACTGGAGGGACCCAGGGCTCGGACAGCAACAGCAGGCACCTCTGGATACCCGAGGAAG tgccgAGTGCAGCGCCCCAGCGTGTCACCATCCGGGCTGAGACGGGGAATGGCACCGTGGTCGTGAGCTGGGAGCCACCTCCTCCTGAAGCCCACAATGGCGTCATCCAGGGCTACCAG GTCTGGTCAATGGGCGAGGGCTGGCAGCGTCCCACCAACAGGACAGTGGACGGAGCCACCCGCCGCCTGGAGaccctcctgccacagcccgGGGCCGAATTCTGTGTCCAGGTGGCAGCTTTCAACAGCGCAGGGCTGGGGGTTCCCAGCAACACCACCTGCGGAGTCCTGG ggctggcagcggggagcagcagggtggtgCAGGCgctgcagcagcctgctgtCATCGCAGCCGCTGGCTCCATGCTCTGGCTGGCCCTTCtcgccctcctcctcctcctctgccagcgCCGCGCCAGCCAGGACGCCGCCGCTCGCCACAG GCTGGTGGCTGGTGACTCGCCGTGGCTTGGTGCTCCCTGGaaacccagctgtgccccccgaaacctcagcagcagcagcagcctcagcagccgGCTCCTGGGCAGTGATGGCAGGGACCCCCACCCCTCCA CCCTCTCCTTGGAGCCGCCAAGCCTTGGCCCCCCCACGCCCCCCACCCACAGCAGCCTCCGTGGGGGACACCCAGCGCCCCTCAGGGACATGGGGTGCTGCGGTGGGGGGCACCCCGGGGTGCATTCCTCgcccagcaccccaaacccagcgCCCTGGGAGCGTGTACACAAGAGAG AGCTGCACCAAGTGCACAGCACCCCGGTGCTCATAGCTGGCCCCAGCCACATCCCTGGCACTGCAAGTGCAGGCGAGTGCGGGACAGATTTTgggctggcagccaggcagCCTCAGCAGAGGGGACACGAGGGTGACGCCGCCGCTGCCGTGATGGACAGCAGGGACCCACGGCTGCTGATCTTCAGCTCTCCAAAGCCACCTCggggcagctcttccctggcCTCTGGTGACAGCAGGTCACCAATGACACCCCCGAGACCCCCCCGTGCCTGGCACCCCCCGGTGACACG GTCCCCGGCCTCTGTATGCCCCAGGGACACATCTCTGGTCTCCAGGCACCCCAAGGACATGTCCCCAGTCACTGGGATCCCCAGGGACACATCTCCAGTCACTGAGAGCCCCAGGGGTGTGTCACCGGCCACCAGGAGCCCTAGGGACATGTCCTTGGTCACTGAGCACCCCAAGGACATGTTCCTGGACAGCAGGCATCCTAAGGATGTGTCCTCAgtcaccaggacccccagggaCATGTCACCAGCCACCAGGCACCACAAGGATCCACCACCAGCAACCAAGCACCAGAGGGACACAGTCCTGGCCACCAGGCACCCTGAGGACACCTCTCTGGTCACCAGGTGCTCCAGAGACCCCTTACCAGTGGCCAAGTGCCAGAGGGACATCTCACTGTCTAGCAGGCACCCCACAGACATGTCCCCAGCCAGCAGACACCCTAAGGACACATCCCCAGGCACGAGGCTCCCCAAGGAGATGTCACCAGCCaccagggactgcagggacaAGTTCCTGGCCTCCAG GTACCCCAAGGATGCTTCCCTGGCCACTGGGCGCCTCTCACCAGCATTCAGTGACGGGGTCCTCACACAACAGCAGGTGGCTGAGGTCCTGGAGATGGACCAGgacactgcctgctgcag ACCCCCAGCACCGAGCACACCACGGTCCTTCTCACCCCTGCACACCTACGGCTACATCTATGGGCCAGCAACCTCTGAGctgggtgaggaggaggaggaggaggaggaggaagaggaagaggaggaggaagagcatACAGCCACGAGGGGCTCTCCAGGAGGGTCACTGCTGAACGGCTGGGGGTCTGTGTCAGAGGACAACTTTGCCAGCACCCGCTGCAGCCTGGTGAGCTCCTGTGacagctccttcctcctggACGCCAGCTTCGCCCGGGCGCTGGCCGTGGCTGTCGAtggcctctgctgcagcctcgAGGACACTGATGGGCTGTATGGGG GTCTGTCCCCACCGCCGTCACCCTCAGAGCAGGTTTTCCCACCCGGAGGCCACACGAGCACCTGGGACTGGTGGACAGCACTGGAGGTCCCACAGAGGACCAGGACAGAGGCAGCCATGAACAGTAGCTCACAGAACG gTGGCCAGGGGTCAGGGACTGGCAGCCCCTGGGCCAGGGAAGGTGCTGAGCTAGGGACAGGAGCATGGCAGTCCCCAGGGCGCAGGATGCAGCAAGGCCAGAGTCCCCTGGACTCAGCAAAAATCCAGCTTTATTAG
- the HEPACAM gene encoding hepatic and glial cell adhesion molecule, with translation MWGAPAAPRGHPAPPGLLPVTWLLALHAGLLAGVNITSPTPLVRGTAGKAALLSVRYASASADKPVVKWQLKRDKPVTVVQSIGTEIIGNLRPDYRDRIRVLENGSLLISPLQLADEGAYEVEVSITDDTFTGEKTINLTVDIPISKPQVLVASSTVLELSEFFTLNCSHENGTKPTYTWLKDGRPLSNDSRLLLSPDQKILTITRVLMADDDVYSCLVENPISHGRSVPVKLTVYRRSSLYIILSTGGIFLLVTLVTVCACWKPSKKEKRQAEAQPTSDYAEQDEERLKHEAEGIPRSGEHERKNPVALYILKDKDSPEAEEDALPEPRGTVEPGYTSSPVPAAGRSPGPVGRSTRRYHRSPARSPASTRTHRSPPGSPARSRGAPRLLRTAGVHVIREQEEANAVEISA, from the exons ATGTGGGGAGCGCCGGCTGCCCCGCGGGGCCACCCCGCTCCCCCCGGGCTGCTGCCCGTGACCTGGCTGCTGGCGCTGCACGCAG GTCTGCTGGCAGGGGTGAACATCACCAGCCCCACGCCGCTGGTGCGCGGCACGGCGGGCAAGGCGGCGCTGCTGTCCGTGCGCTACGCCAGCGCCAGCGCCGACAAGCCGGTGGTCAAGTGGCAGCTGAAGAGGGACAAACCCGTCACCGTGGTCCAGTCCATCGGCACCGAGATCATCGGCAACCTGCGGCCCGACTACCGCGACCGCATCCGCGTGCTGGAGAACGGCTCGCTGCTCATCAGCCCCCTGCAGCTGGCGGATGAAGGCGCCTACGAGGTGGAGGTGTCCATCACCGACGACACCTTCACTGGCGAGAAGACCATCAACCTCACCGTGGACA TTCCCATCTCAAAGCCACAAGTGCTGGTGGCCTCCTCAACGGTGCTGGAGCTCAGTGAGTTCTTCACCCTCAACTGCTCACACGAGAATGGCACCAAACCCACCTACACCTGGCTGAAGGACGGGCGGCCGCTCAGCAACGACTCCcgcctgctcctctcccctgACCAGAAGATCCTCACCATCACCCGGGTTCTCATGGCTGATGATGATGTCTACAGCTGCCTGGTGGAGAACCCCATCAGCCACGGCCGCAGTGTCCCCGTGAAGCTCACTGTTTACC GCCGGAGTTCTCTTTACATCATCCTGTCCACGGGTGGAATCTTCCTTCTTGTCACCCTGGTGACAGTTTGTGCCTGCTGGAAACCCTCCAAGAA GGAGAAGCGACAAGCGGAGGCACAACCAACCTCTGACTACGCCGAGCAGGATGAGGAGCGCCTGAAGCACGAGG CCGAAGGCATCCCACGGAGCGGCGAGCACGAGCGCAAGAACCCCGTGGCTTTGTACATCCTTAAAGATAAG GACTCGCCAGAGGCGGAGGAGGATGCGCTGCCCGAGCCCCGCGGCACAGTGGAGCCAGGTTACACCAGCTCGCCGGTACCAGCGGCCGGTCGCTCGCCAGGACCAGTGGGGCGTTCGACTCGCCGTTACCACCGCTCGCCAGCTCGCTCACCCGCCTCGACCCGGACCCACAGGTCACCCCCGGGCTCTCCCGCACGCTCCCGCGGCGCCCCGCGGCTGCTGCGGACTGCGGGCGTGCACGTCATCCgggagcaggaggaggccaACGCCGTGGAGATCAGTGCCTGA
- the CCDC15 gene encoding coiled-coil domain-containing protein 15 — translation MGLPTKEQRRGAAQPPGRPPAGAPQRRWRVLAERNPSVAPVGVWVESGPGQQSPAFVSALRVEEELKEQQRRKAARLRRFQGEVRQRVNRQLGLRRRQELQRAYEAAEKESCVTVQYSTPWKNTCLLQSLPAPIICGPRADSGPAQPEEEHGEPFQQQAAELSRAVQQVRRRLASRRTVSPGRQEKPEPCLGAVVPMEESEELLLAGHHDLPAELLEQGTAANGTGQQDDFYIKIELEKVCDGSVKDSSLPGPPGRPHSEYQPPLKLWAGVDQEETRKQRQSEFLRRRRLFMALERQRAREQQRQRDRQHRVAQIKRQKEDQRRAEEQRMRDMAEQQEPSPGKGAWEALAQLQLEERRVRDRQQRDKEHIRYVEALRAQMREKVKFCNIDLPPLCSCGSDFWDSHPDTCANNCTFYKNHKAYSQVLQSVISSYAHAGPRPLQALAALCARAGKRR, via the exons aTGGGGCTGCCCACGAAGGAGCagcgccgcggggccgcgcaGCCCCCGGGCAGGCCCCCCGCGGGAGCCCCGCAGCGCAGATGGCGAGTGCTGGCCGAGAGGAACCCGAGCGTGGCCCCCGTGGGCGTCTGGGTGGAGAGCGGGCCCGGGCAGCAGAGCCCCGCCTTT gtgtcagCACTGCGTGTGGaggaggagctgaaggagcagcagcggaggaaggcagccaggctgaggaGATTCCAGGGCGAGGTCAGGCAGAGGGTGAACCGGCAGCTCGGGCTGCGCCGccggcaggagctgcagagggccTACGAAGCA gCGGAGAAGGAGAGCTGTGTTACTGTGCAGTACTCAACCCCCTGGAAGAACACCTGCCTGTTGCAGagtctccctgctcccatcatCTGTGGGCCCAGGGCTGActctggcccagcccagccagaaGAAGAGCATGGGGAGCCATTCCAGCAGCAAGCTGCCGAG ctcagcagggcagtgcagcaGGTGCGGCGCAGGCTGGCGTCCCGCAGGACCGTGTCCCCCGGCAGGCAGGAG AAAccagagccctgcctgggagctgtggtgCCCATGGAGGagagtgaggagctgctgctggcaggacacCACGAtctgcctgctgagctgctggagcagggcacagctgcaaatggcactgggcagcaggatgACTTCTACATCAAAATTGAATTGGAAAAA GTCTGTGATGGGTCAGTGAAGGACTCGAGCCTGCCTGGGCCTCCTGGGAGGCCACACAGTGAATACCAACCTCCCCTCAAACTCTGGGCTGGTGTTGACCAAGAGGAAACCAGGAAGCAG CGGCAGAGCGAGTTCCTGCGGCGCCGGCGCCTCTTCATGGCCCTGGAGCGGCAGCGAGCGAgggagcagcagcggcagcgagACAGGCAGCACAGAGTGGCCCA GATTAAGAGGCAGAAGGAGGATCAGCGCcgggcagaggagcagaggatgCGAGAcatggctgagcagcaggagccctccCCAGGAAAGGGAGCCTGGGAAGctctggctcagctgcagctggaggagaggagagtgaGGGACAGACAGCAGCGGGACAAGGAGCACATCAG GTATGTTGAAGCTCTGAGAGCCCAGATGAGAGAGAAAGTCAAATTCTGTAACATCGACTTGCCCCCACTGTGTTCCTGTGGGTCTGATTTCTGGGATTCCCACCCGGATACCTGTGCCAATAACTGCACCTTCTACAAAAACCACAAAG CCTACAGCCAGGTGCTGCAGTCGGTGATCTCCTCCTACGCCCACGCAGGCCCCCGGCCTCTGCAGGCgctggctgctctgtgtgctcgTGCGGGGAAGCGCCGGTGA